A window of Fusobacterium simiae genomic DNA:
CTATTGCTCCTAAAAGTGAAATAAAAACCCAAATCATAGCTATAAGTCTTGATTTCCATAGTTCATCAGCACTATCTATACTCATAAATCTAACAATTATATGAGGTTGCCCAAAATATCCTAGTCCCCAACCTAAACCTGATATAATAACTGGTAGACTTAAAACTTTAGCATACTTAAAAATATTTAATGAAATATTTTTAGCATCCATTGCAGCACTTATTCCATCTATTCCCCCACCATTGAAATATGCAACTATTGGAACAACAATTATTGCAAAGAACATCAAACAACCTTGAAAAAAGTCTGTCCAACAACAAGCTAGATACCCTCCTAAGAAAGTGTACACAATTATTGTTCCTCCACCTATTAGTACTCCCCATTTATAGTCAATTCCAAGTAATGAATCAAATAATTTTCCACTTGCAACTAAACCTGAAGCTGAATAGATAGTAAAGAAAAATAAGATTACTATTGCAGAGAATGTTCTTATATATCCTTTATTATCATTTAATTTTTGTGAAATAAACGAAGGTATAGTAAGAGAATTATATTTTTCTGTTTGTATTCTCAAAGCTGGTGCAACAAACTTCCAGTTAAGATAAGTCCCTGTTGCTAAACCTATAACAACCCAGATTTCTGTTAATCCACTTAAATATACTGCTCCTGGTAAACCTAAAAGTAGCCAACCACTCATATCACTTGCTTGTGCAGATAATGCTGTTACCCAATATCCAACCCCTCTTTCTCCTAAAACATAAGATTCGTGAGTGGTGGTTTTTGAATAAAAATATACCCCTATCGCCATTAAAAATATTAAATAAATTCCAAACGTAATAAAAATTTCATAACTTGCCATTTTAAAATAACCTCCCTAAATTAATTTCATAATACCTTTTAATCAGTGCAAATAGAAAAATAAGAGAGTTACATTCCAGATTTTAGGATGAAAATTAAATAGAATGAGCCGAGCAAATTTCGCTGTGTTTGAACGAAGTGAGTTTAGCGAATTTGCAGCGAATTCTTAATTTTTATCCGTTAAGAAATCTGGCTAGTAACGAACTATTTTTCTAAGATATTTTGGACATTATGAAATAAAAAAACCATTAAGAAATCGTCCTAATGGTTAATATTATAAATAATAAAATATTTAAAATTATTTCCCATAGACACAGTCCAAAATATTTACATAACAAATTGGACTTGCATCTAGATCAGAATAAACTAAATACAAATCCCTCTTAGGGAACTATGGGGTTTAATATAGTTGTATTGTAATTAATAAATTCTAACATAAATATTTTATCTCCTTTTTATTTTTATGGTGAAATTATTATAATTTATATTTATATTAATGTCAATAATATTTTTAAAACAATTTATTTTTTCATAAATATAGAACAAATATAGATTTATTAATTTCTTTTTTCTATTTCTATGAATAATATTTTTTTATTTTTTACGAACAAAAATTTATTTTAATTGTTATCTACTCATATTGAAAAAAACATTATATAATTACAACAATAAAAAATATGGAGGTATTTTATGAAAAAAATATTAGTTGCTTTGCTTATTGCTGTAATCTCTGTAATCAGCTATGCTAAAAATGATACTGTTGAGAAAATTTTAAAAAGAGGTGTCTTGTATGTTGGTACAACTTCTGATTACAAACCTTTTACTTATATTGAAAATGGTGAACATAAAGGTTATGATATAGAAGTCGCTAAATTGATTGCTAAGGAATTAGGAGTTAAAGTTGAGTTTGTCCCTACAACTTGGAAAACTTTGTTAGATGATTTACAAGCAAATAAATTTGATATTGCTATGGGTGGAATCACTAAAACAATTAAAAGGCAATCTGTTATCAATATGACAGACCCTTATTTAGTTTTTGGAAAATGTTTTCTTGTTAGAAAAGGAGATAAAAACAAATATGATTCGCTTGAAGCAGTTAATAAACCAAATGTAAGAGTTGGAGTAAATATTGGTGGAACTAATGAAGCATTAGTTAATGAATATATTACTAAGGCTAATGTTATACGTTATAAAAATAACTTAGATGTTCCTATCGCTCTTGAAAATAATGAAATAGATATTATGATTACAGAAACTCCTGAGGCTATTACTTACCAAAAGAATAATCCTAAATTAGAAGGGGCTTTACTAGATAAACCATTAACTAAAAGTCAAATGGGATATATGGTAGGTAAAGAAGATCAACATTTTCTAAATACTATTAACTATATTCTTTCTGACCTAGAATTAAAAGGTGAAATAGAAAAACTACAAAATAAATATTTAAAATAGTTACATATAAAATATAGGGAGCTGTTGCAAATATATTAATTGAAATGCGAGCAAAAATAAATGAAATTACATTCTAAATTTTAGTTTAAAAATTGAAGCAAATGAGCCGAGCAAATTTCGGTGTGTTTGAACGAAGTGATCTTAGAAGCTCTTAATGAGTTTACTTATTTAGAGCTTCTTACAGATACCGAATTTGCAGCGAATGTCAATTTTTAAACGTTAAGAAATTTAGCTAGTAATGAATTATTTTTGCTTCATTTATCAATTTGCAATAGCCCCTCTATTAGTATTTATTGTAAATTTACTTTTTCATAATATCTACTATCAAGAGTTACAGTAACTTCTGAAAATTTTATTTCATAGACTTTTAATTCCTTAGAGTATTTATCTATTATTTCAGCAAAATCTGCCATTTTATTAGAAAATTCATCTCTTAAATCTATAATAGATTTTTCACTTTCTCTAACATGCCCTCTTGCTCTTATATGTTCTCTTTTACCTTTATTAACTGGTATAGTTGTAAAAGAAACATTGTTATTTTTCCAGAATTCACTTATTTTTTCTCTACCAGTGTAAGTTGCAAAATACATAACATTATTTTTTTCATCATAGTAATAATTTACTATTCTAACATTTGGAAAATCATGTATACTTGTAGCCAAAGCTATCTCATCACATTCATTTATCATTCTCAAAAATTCTTTTTTTGCTTCCATTTCATCAACTCCCCATTAAAAATTATTTATATTTTAATTGTATCACATATTGATAATATAAAAAAATTTTTATTATAAAGAATTTTTGAATATAGAATATATTTTTAATATAATTATTTTTCTATCATTGCCAATAATTCATCTGCTGTAAGTATTCCTAAATTATTTGCTGCTAATGGACTGTCACCTGTAAGTACATTTCTATCTTTACACACTTGTCCAGTTATACCTGTATTTATTATTTTTACACCTAATTTTTCTAATTTTTCAGCCAATAACCATTTTAATTTCCCAGGCATATAACCGATATCTTGATTTGCTCCTTCATCTAAACTATCAGGGAAAACTGTCATTTCATAACCATCAAATAAAAATTTATCTTCATCTATTGAACCTGCTAATAAAGCTGCTGGTCCATGGCATAAAGTTACTATTTTTCTATCTTTTTTCATAGCCCATTTTAATAATTCTTTTACATCACGACTTTCTGGTAAATTTACTAAGGCTCCATGCCCTCCTGGAAAAAATACTGCTAAATATGGAGAATCTTCTGCTGTTGCTTTTTCCAAAATGTCACTTAATTTAAGTGGATTTTCTAATTTTGGTAGATATTTTTCATAGATTCCCATAACATTTTTATCTTCTTCTGGCATAGCCCACATTTCTAATTTTACAGAATTTCCAGATAATGTTGCTACATCTATTTCAAAACCTGCATGATGTATATGTAACATAGGTAATAATGTTTCAACAGGATGATTACCTGTTGAAAAAAGCTTTCCATTTTTCATTTGCACATAACGTTCATCTGAAGCTACCATCAGCACTTTATATTTTCCACCTTCATAAGCTTTTTTAAATTTAAAGCCATCAAAATCTGTTTTTGGACTTGTATATACACTTAATGAGTATTCTGATGGGAAATATGCATTATGTTCTGCTCTATCTCTTACTGGTTCTTTACTTAATTCTTTCATTATTTTAACTCCCTTTTTTCAATTATTTTATTTTTGCTCCATCTTTAAAAGCTTGTCCAACTTTTTCTCCAAGTATACGATATGAATTTGTAACTGAATCAAAAGTTATAAGCTCTAATTTATCTACATCTATTTGACCTTTTTCATTTAAACCACTTTCATCTACCAATGTATTTACAACTTCTGCAACAACTCTATAATCTCCTAATTCTTCTTGAATATCTATAACTTTACATTCAAGTGTCAAAGGATATTCTTCTATGATAGGTGCATCAACATTTTCACTTTTTACAATATGTACTCCTGATTTTTCAATTTTATCAACTTTATTTCCTGAAACTATTCCAAAATAATCTGAAATATCCTTTGTAGATTTAGTTGCTAAACTTACTGTAAAAGCTTTCTTTAATAATATATTTTTCATTGTTTTATGTTCTTTTGCAACACTTAAAGAAACTTCATGATAACCACATTGCACTCCCCAAGCTAAATTCATAGCATTGGCTTTTCCATTTTCATCATAAGTTGCTACTATATACACTGGTAAAGGTAATAACACTGTTTTTTTAGAAAAACTTTTTTTCATAATATTTCCTCCTTGAATATTTATTTTATCTTGAAAGCATATTAACATAATTTTTAATTTTTGTCAAACTAATTTTACTAAAAAAGTTTAATTAGTTTAAAATATATTTTAAGTTTACTTTTAAAATGATTTATGTTATATTAACTATATTAATATTATGAACTCATTAACAATTTTTATTCAATTACATAAGAAAGGGGAGTTTTTATGAAGATAGAAAGTTGCAAAAACTACAATGAAAAAGATGATTTAATAATGAAAATAGCTGTCACTGTTCGTCAAAGAGGAGTTAATTCACTTAAAATAGATGATTTTACAAAATATATGGATATTTCCAAGGCTACTTTTTATAAGTATTTTAAAGATAAAAATGATGTTATTAATTCTTTTGTTGAAAACTATATAGAAAACTCAATAAATTTTAATGAATGTAACAGTATTTCTTTACTTGATAAAGATTTATACTTTATAATTTTTCAAAAGATACTATATCAATTTACAGTAGGTTCTCAAATATTTCTTAATGATATTAAAGAATTGTACTCTGATTTATGGGAAAAAATTCAATTATCTATATTTAAGAGAAATGAAAATATAGTAAAAATTTATCAAAATTCCATTGAAGCTAAAATTTTAGAAAATGTTAATCCTCATCTTTTAGTTTTACAAGATGAAGTATTTTTCTCACAAATTACTCAAAATAATTTTCTTGTAACTAGAAATTTAACTATTCAACAAGCTATTAAAGATTATTTTTATCTTAGAGTAAACCAATTATTTATAGAAAAAGAAGA
This region includes:
- a CDS encoding pyridoxamine 5'-phosphate oxidase family protein; translated protein: MEAKKEFLRMINECDEIALATSIHDFPNVRIVNYYYDEKNNVMYFATYTGREKISEFWKNNNVSFTTIPVNKGKREHIRARGHVRESEKSIIDLRDEFSNKMADFAEIIDKYSKELKVYEIKFSEVTVTLDSRYYEKVNLQ
- a CDS encoding TetR/AcrR family transcriptional regulator — encoded protein: MKIESCKNYNEKDDLIMKIAVTVRQRGVNSLKIDDFTKYMDISKATFYKYFKDKNDVINSFVENYIENSINFNECNSISLLDKDLYFIIFQKILYQFTVGSQIFLNDIKELYSDLWEKIQLSIFKRNENIVKIYQNSIEAKILENVNPHLLVLQDEVFFSQITQNNFLVTRNLTIQQAIKDYFYLRVNQLFIEKEDKNSLLQKHNEQLSSLINCLSLSML
- a CDS encoding transporter substrate-binding domain-containing protein, whose translation is MKKILVALLIAVISVISYAKNDTVEKILKRGVLYVGTTSDYKPFTYIENGEHKGYDIEVAKLIAKELGVKVEFVPTTWKTLLDDLQANKFDIAMGGITKTIKRQSVINMTDPYLVFGKCFLVRKGDKNKYDSLEAVNKPNVRVGVNIGGTNEALVNEYITKANVIRYKNNLDVPIALENNEIDIMITETPEAITYQKNNPKLEGALLDKPLTKSQMGYMVGKEDQHFLNTINYILSDLELKGEIEKLQNKYLK
- the hchA gene encoding glyoxalase III HchA translates to MKELSKEPVRDRAEHNAYFPSEYSLSVYTSPKTDFDGFKFKKAYEGGKYKVLMVASDERYVQMKNGKLFSTGNHPVETLLPMLHIHHAGFEIDVATLSGNSVKLEMWAMPEEDKNVMGIYEKYLPKLENPLKLSDILEKATAEDSPYLAVFFPGGHGALVNLPESRDVKELLKWAMKKDRKIVTLCHGPAALLAGSIDEDKFLFDGYEMTVFPDSLDEGANQDIGYMPGKLKWLLAEKLEKLGVKIINTGITGQVCKDRNVLTGDSPLAANNLGILTADELLAMIEK
- a CDS encoding flavin reductase family protein, which produces MKKSFSKKTVLLPLPVYIVATYDENGKANAMNLAWGVQCGYHEVSLSVAKEHKTMKNILLKKAFTVSLATKSTKDISDYFGIVSGNKVDKIEKSGVHIVKSENVDAPIIEEYPLTLECKVIDIQEELGDYRVVAEVVNTLVDESGLNEKGQIDVDKLELITFDSVTNSYRILGEKVGQAFKDGAKIK
- the putP gene encoding sodium/proline symporter PutP, producing the protein MASYEIFITFGIYLIFLMAIGVYFYSKTTTHESYVLGERGVGYWVTALSAQASDMSGWLLLGLPGAVYLSGLTEIWVVIGLATGTYLNWKFVAPALRIQTEKYNSLTIPSFISQKLNDNKGYIRTFSAIVILFFFTIYSASGLVASGKLFDSLLGIDYKWGVLIGGGTIIVYTFLGGYLACCWTDFFQGCLMFFAIIVVPIVAYFNGGGIDGISAAMDAKNISLNIFKYAKVLSLPVIISGLGWGLGYFGQPHIIVRFMSIDSADELWKSRLIAMIWVFISLLGAIAVGVTGIGVFTDVSQMGGDAEKVFIFLIHKLFNPWMAGVLFAAILSAIMSTISSQLLVSSNTLTEDFYKHIVKRDKSHKEMIWVGRICVVVIFLIAGFLAMNPSSKVLELVSYAWAGFGGVFSPVILFTLYKKNLHWKTVLVSMMIATVTVIAWKTSGLGNIVYEIVPSFVINCISIYLLEKFRVFEDKKVKVLVK